One genomic window of Halobacterium noricense includes the following:
- a CDS encoding DUF7568 family protein: protein MPRITNWTRESRTPKLAYRNTETNAHAVLHRAPDSYIHKWRAAILVDNYPVWSRGFATKEAKSFRDELRKRPRPELPCPECPNDDVVVGQKSADGAKVERWFECRDCGYESRSAIIYDAER from the coding sequence ATGCCACGAATCACAAATTGGACGAGAGAGAGCCGTACCCCGAAGCTAGCGTATCGAAATACAGAGACCAACGCGCACGCGGTGCTTCACCGAGCGCCGGACTCGTACATCCACAAGTGGCGTGCCGCGATTCTCGTCGACAACTACCCGGTGTGGTCGCGCGGATTCGCGACGAAGGAAGCGAAATCGTTTCGCGACGAACTCCGAAAGCGCCCCAGGCCTGAACTACCCTGTCCAGAGTGTCCGAACGACGACGTCGTCGTCGGCCAGAAGAGTGCCGACGGCGCGAAGGTAGAACGGTGGTTCGAGTGTCGAGACTGCGGCTACGAAAGCCGCTCAGCAATTATCTACGACGCCGAGCGCTGA
- a CDS encoding AbrB/MazE/SpoVT family DNA-binding domain-containing protein → MSTDDPEVTTVTSKGQITIPSRLREQFGLEKGTKLMVVPTDYGLVLKKLELPSVEEFQQRVEERSEEVDLSMDEVTQLVHDARSADE, encoded by the coding sequence ATGAGTACTGACGACCCTGAAGTCACGACGGTTACCTCGAAGGGACAGATCACGATCCCGAGTCGGCTTCGCGAACAGTTCGGCCTCGAAAAGGGCACGAAGCTGATGGTCGTCCCGACAGACTACGGTCTGGTCTTGAAGAAACTCGAACTCCCCTCAGTCGAAGAGTTCCAACAGCGGGTCGAGGAGCGATCGGAAGAGGTCGATCTCTCCATGGATGAAGTCACCCAGTTGGTCCACGACGCGCGGAGCGCCGATGAATGA
- a CDS encoding putative toxin-antitoxin system toxin component, PIN family: MRAVLDTNVLISSVISTGVPHDVVVKGFTSEYEIIVSVATLTEFRDTLLKYPEKFHMDEEDVQQEVETIRYYAEFVDPDEDITAVDDDPDDDKFLEAAVAGHVDYLVSGDRHLLDIDSFQGIDIVDPRTFYERLTAQ; the protein is encoded by the coding sequence ATGAGAGCTGTTCTCGATACGAACGTCCTTATTTCGAGCGTCATCTCAACGGGTGTCCCCCACGACGTGGTCGTCAAGGGGTTCACTAGCGAGTACGAGATTATCGTGTCCGTCGCGACGCTGACTGAGTTTCGAGACACGCTGTTGAAATACCCGGAGAAGTTCCACATGGACGAAGAAGACGTCCAGCAGGAGGTCGAAACAATCCGGTATTACGCGGAGTTCGTCGACCCAGACGAGGACATCACAGCGGTTGACGATGATCCCGATGACGACAAATTTCTTGAGGCCGCCGTAGCGGGTCACGTGGACTATCTCGTCTCTGGCGATCGGCATCTGCTCGATATCGACTCCTTCCAAGGGATCGACATTGTCGACCCGAGAACGTTCTACGAACGACTCACCGCCCAATAG
- a CDS encoding low molecular weight phosphatase family protein, translating to MSTNTDPAEPIRIAFMCVQNAGRSQMSTAFAERERDRRGLDDRVEILTGGTHPADHVHEEVIEVMDEVGFDLSDRTPREIPIDDLQSCEYVATMGCSTLDVGEVGSDVEVRDWALDDPDGEDMERVREIRDEIEQRVSALFDEFSDAT from the coding sequence ATGTCCACGAATACTGATCCGGCTGAACCGATTCGAATCGCCTTCATGTGCGTTCAGAACGCTGGCCGTTCCCAGATGTCCACGGCGTTCGCAGAGCGAGAACGCGACCGCCGTGGTCTCGACGACCGCGTCGAGATTCTGACTGGCGGGACGCATCCGGCCGACCACGTCCACGAGGAAGTAATCGAGGTGATGGACGAGGTGGGGTTCGACCTCTCCGATCGAACGCCGCGCGAAATCCCGATTGACGACCTCCAATCGTGTGAGTACGTCGCGACGATGGGGTGCTCGACCCTTGATGTTGGAGAGGTCGGGAGTGACGTCGAGGTGCGCGATTGGGCGCTCGACGATCCCGATGGAGAAGACATGGAGCGAGTGCGCGAGATTCGCGATGAGATCGAACAGCGCGTCAGCGCACTGTTTGACGAATTCAGCGACGCTACATAA
- the arsB gene encoding ACR3 family arsenite efflux transporter, whose product MSNVDAHEHGPNCDCESCGDPRSMDFLDKYLTVWIFGAMAIGVGLGYVAPSVTQPIQNLHLVGIGLVVMMYPPLAKADYSQLTTVFSNWRVLGLSLIQNWLIGPTLMFTLAVVFFSGLVPGLPARPEFFLGLIFIGMARCIAMVLVWNELAEGSTEYVTGLVAFNSLFQIITYGVYVWFFALFLPPLLGMETLVAGITTFDITPMQVFEAIVVFLGIPFAAGFLTRYVGTRTKGEEWYDEVFVPKIDPLTLVALLFTIIVMFATQGENIIAAPANVLLIAVPLTIYFVVMFFVSFGMGRGIGADYSTTTAIGFTAASNNFELAIAVAVAVFGVGSGVAFATVIGPLIEVPVLLALVNVALYFQRKFDWADSETGSSGPSAPEPTTNDD is encoded by the coding sequence ATGAGTAACGTCGACGCCCACGAGCACGGACCGAACTGCGACTGTGAGAGCTGTGGCGACCCGCGGTCGATGGACTTCCTCGACAAGTACCTCACCGTCTGGATCTTCGGCGCGATGGCCATTGGCGTCGGACTCGGCTATGTCGCGCCGTCGGTAACCCAACCGATTCAGAATCTCCACCTCGTGGGAATCGGCCTCGTTGTGATGATGTACCCACCGCTGGCGAAGGCGGACTACTCACAGCTCACGACCGTATTCAGCAATTGGCGGGTGCTCGGGCTGAGTCTCATCCAGAACTGGCTCATCGGCCCGACGCTGATGTTCACGCTCGCAGTCGTCTTCTTCAGCGGGCTCGTTCCCGGCCTGCCGGCTCGCCCCGAATTCTTCCTTGGACTCATCTTCATCGGGATGGCTCGATGTATCGCGATGGTGCTCGTCTGGAACGAACTCGCCGAGGGTTCGACCGAATACGTAACCGGGTTGGTCGCGTTCAACAGCCTGTTCCAGATCATCACCTATGGGGTGTACGTCTGGTTCTTCGCGCTGTTCCTGCCCCCACTACTGGGCATGGAGACACTCGTCGCCGGGATTACCACTTTCGACATCACGCCGATGCAAGTGTTCGAGGCAATCGTCGTCTTCCTCGGGATTCCCTTCGCCGCAGGCTTTCTCACCCGCTATGTCGGGACACGGACCAAGGGCGAGGAGTGGTACGACGAGGTGTTCGTACCGAAGATCGACCCCCTGACGCTTGTCGCGCTGCTGTTCACCATCATCGTGATGTTCGCCACGCAGGGCGAGAACATCATCGCCGCGCCCGCAAACGTCCTGTTGATTGCGGTGCCGCTGACGATCTACTTCGTGGTGATGTTCTTCGTGAGCTTCGGCATGGGCCGGGGCATCGGTGCAGACTACTCGACGACGACCGCAATCGGGTTCACGGCGGCCTCGAACAATTTCGAGCTGGCAATCGCGGTCGCCGTCGCGGTGTTCGGCGTCGGCTCCGGTGTTGCCTTCGCGACCGTCATCGGCCCGCTCATTGAGGTTCCAGTACTGCTCGCGCTGGTCAACGTCGCGCTCTATTTCCAGCGGAAATTCGACTGGGCTGACTCCGAGACTGGAAGTTCCGGCCCATCCGCTCCTGAACCGACCACGAACGACGACTAA
- a CDS encoding ArsR/SmtB family transcription factor, whose protein sequence is MAQATDRLRRYLDDELGECRSEDVERRLDELGTLEVALGAAQVNAELDVLSALANETRYTLVRVLVAAQEELCVCELHAVVDVSESGLSHALSALVDAGLVDGRKDGRWKKYRATNRAVALVTVLEGSVSDE, encoded by the coding sequence ATGGCACAAGCCACAGATCGATTACGACGCTATCTCGACGACGAACTCGGGGAGTGTCGCAGCGAGGACGTCGAACGTCGGCTCGACGAACTCGGCACGCTCGAAGTAGCACTTGGGGCAGCGCAGGTAAACGCCGAACTCGATGTCCTCTCGGCACTCGCCAACGAGACCCGCTATACGCTCGTCCGTGTTCTCGTCGCGGCCCAGGAGGAACTCTGTGTCTGTGAGTTGCACGCGGTCGTCGACGTGAGTGAGAGCGGGCTCAGCCATGCTCTCTCGGCGCTGGTCGACGCGGGCCTCGTCGACGGGCGGAAGGATGGCCGCTGGAAGAAGTACCGGGCGACCAACCGCGCAGTCGCCCTCGTCACCGTCCTCGAAGGGAGCGTGAGCGATGAGTAA
- a CDS encoding RidA family protein yields MASESTTRTRVVSRASGTTRKQRDGTDFTGAFGQRTGDSDLLFVEGQLPERDGTVAGDDSASRQLELCLENLESVLAQHGRTVENVLQVTLYLADMDAYEQVNETYEQYFEETYPARTTVGVCELLGGAAVTVDAVVAVE; encoded by the coding sequence ATGGCGAGCGAATCAACCACCCGGACCCGTGTCGTCTCGCGTGCAAGTGGCACCACTCGCAAACAACGCGACGGAACCGATTTTACGGGCGCATTCGGCCAGCGAACCGGTGATTCGGATCTCCTCTTCGTCGAGGGGCAGCTCCCGGAACGGGATGGAACGGTGGCAGGCGATGACTCTGCGTCGAGGCAGCTGGAACTTTGCCTGGAGAACCTCGAATCCGTCCTCGCCCAGCATGGGCGGACCGTTGAGAACGTCCTTCAGGTTACGCTCTACCTCGCGGATATGGACGCGTACGAGCAGGTGAACGAGACGTACGAGCAGTACTTCGAGGAGACGTATCCCGCGCGGACAACGGTCGGCGTCTGTGAACTCCTGGGCGGTGCCGCAGTCACCGTTGACGCAGTCGTCGCCGTCGAATAA
- a CDS encoding permease, which produces MLPPGLGEALLDSWDYFLHLAVILVPLFIGASFLVGLAQEYLPPEKVERKLRGHDEGTGNVAAAGLGAVTPFCSCSTVPVLAGLLQAGAPLGLAFSFLLASPLVNEIAILLLIGLFGIEVTIYYVLITFVAAVIGGIVIGRLGLAEHVKDVRVVEETNQAVATDGGTADCCAGSPVTANQTHRQHVETAAREAWLFFVDTLPYLILGMTLGALIHGVVPVDVLHTVLGSENPLAVPLAAVAGAPVYISLSGMLPIAASLSEQGIAIGTVLAFVVGGAGVSIPNLILLNKLFERRLLFVYAGTVVTIGIVVGVVFNVFIV; this is translated from the coding sequence ATGCTTCCACCAGGTCTTGGCGAGGCGCTGCTCGATTCCTGGGACTACTTCCTCCACCTCGCCGTCATTCTCGTCCCGCTATTCATCGGGGCATCGTTCCTCGTGGGCCTCGCCCAAGAGTACCTCCCACCGGAGAAAGTCGAGCGCAAGCTCCGCGGCCACGATGAGGGAACCGGCAACGTCGCTGCCGCTGGATTAGGAGCTGTCACGCCGTTCTGCTCGTGTTCGACGGTTCCCGTCCTCGCCGGATTACTGCAGGCAGGGGCACCGCTCGGGCTGGCGTTTTCGTTCCTGCTCGCATCGCCGCTCGTCAACGAGATCGCTATTCTCCTGCTTATCGGCCTCTTCGGAATTGAAGTCACTATCTACTACGTCCTCATCACGTTCGTTGCCGCTGTCATCGGTGGCATCGTCATCGGACGGCTCGGATTGGCCGAGCACGTCAAAGATGTCCGTGTCGTCGAAGAGACGAATCAGGCCGTCGCAACGGACGGTGGGACGGCTGACTGCTGTGCAGGTAGTCCAGTTACGGCGAACCAGACGCACAGACAGCACGTCGAGACGGCCGCACGTGAAGCGTGGTTGTTCTTCGTCGATACGCTCCCGTACCTGATTCTCGGGATGACGCTCGGGGCACTGATTCACGGTGTCGTTCCCGTCGACGTTCTCCACACCGTCCTTGGTTCGGAGAATCCGCTGGCCGTGCCGCTGGCGGCGGTGGCCGGTGCACCGGTCTATATCAGCCTCAGCGGGATGCTTCCCATTGCGGCGTCCCTGAGCGAACAGGGGATTGCTATTGGGACCGTCCTCGCGTTCGTCGTCGGTGGCGCGGGCGTGAGCATCCCGAACCTGATTCTGCTGAATAAGCTCTTCGAGCGCCGGCTGTTGTTCGTCTACGCTGGTACCGTCGTCACGATTGGGATCGTCGTTGGTGTCGTATTCAACGTCTTCATCGTCTGA
- a CDS encoding ArsR/SmtB family transcription factor yields MSETESPPEDAQDALERLYDDPAARIAALQDVRPSDHDVAGQEAVFKALGNEDRLRVLEALRDSECCGCELQVVLDAPQSTVATHLRKLKEAGLVKSRKKGKWSYYRIADTAVFELLDLAHAIQEDA; encoded by the coding sequence ATGTCTGAAACAGAGTCACCGCCGGAGGATGCCCAGGATGCACTTGAACGGCTGTACGATGATCCAGCAGCCCGGATTGCCGCCTTGCAGGATGTTCGGCCATCTGACCACGATGTCGCCGGTCAGGAGGCTGTCTTCAAGGCCCTCGGCAATGAAGATCGGCTCCGCGTTCTCGAGGCGCTGCGCGACTCGGAGTGCTGTGGCTGTGAATTACAGGTCGTCCTCGATGCCCCGCAATCAACGGTCGCCACGCATCTCCGGAAGTTGAAAGAGGCAGGCCTGGTGAAATCGCGCAAGAAGGGGAAGTGGAGCTACTACCGTATCGCCGATACCGCGGTCTTCGAACTACTCGACCTCGCCCACGCAATCCAGGAGGACGCCTGA
- a CDS encoding type 1 glutamine amidotransferase domain-containing protein, whose translation MDDVDQTTAYRLTITVNGVDEEMRHALLDDLRVAVRDRLGERHGVEVDQDDITVATGYRYVQVPAECPLCSERLDLLSVHLNNENGAYASAMCSSDHCEWSGDAVYRIIDLDPGDTFEVEKTFPEVSPDDYDALVVPGGSVGADQLRADGDAVDFVREFIEAEKPAGVICHGPWTLVEADVVEGRTLTSFPSLQTDIRNAGGEWVNEEVVVDEGLVTSRKPDDIPAFCDKIIEEFEEGRH comes from the coding sequence ATGGACGATGTAGACCAGACGACAGCGTATCGGCTGACGATCACCGTTAACGGCGTCGATGAGGAAATGCGCCATGCACTCCTGGACGATCTTCGCGTAGCAGTCCGTGACCGACTCGGGGAGCGCCACGGCGTCGAAGTGGACCAGGACGACATCACCGTCGCGACGGGCTATCGGTATGTACAGGTTCCGGCAGAGTGTCCGCTCTGCAGCGAGCGTCTCGATCTCCTGAGTGTCCATCTGAACAACGAGAACGGCGCGTACGCAAGCGCGATGTGTTCCAGCGACCACTGCGAGTGGAGCGGCGACGCCGTCTATCGCATCATCGACCTCGACCCAGGTGACACGTTCGAGGTGGAGAAAACCTTCCCCGAGGTCTCCCCCGACGATTACGATGCGCTCGTCGTTCCGGGTGGCTCCGTCGGAGCGGACCAACTCCGCGCGGACGGCGACGCAGTGGATTTCGTCAGGGAGTTCATCGAGGCAGAAAAGCCCGCAGGAGTCATCTGCCACGGCCCGTGGACGCTGGTCGAGGCCGACGTGGTCGAGGGTCGGACGCTGACTTCCTTCCCCAGTTTACAGACCGACATCCGCAACGCGGGCGGCGAGTGGGTCAACGAGGAAGTCGTCGTCGACGAGGGACTGGTGACCAGCCGCAAGCCCGACGACATCCCCGCCTTCTGTGATAAAATCATCGAGGAGTTCGAGGAAGGTCGCCACTAA
- a CDS encoding putative quinol monooxygenase, translated as MTDANVALLVRLQAQSGKESDVEEFLRSALPMAEEEPDTTTWFALRMDDSTFGIFDTFPDESGREAHLSGEIAAALEENADELFAEPPEIEEVDVLEAKLP; from the coding sequence ATGACCGACGCAAACGTCGCCCTCCTCGTTCGACTCCAAGCACAGTCCGGCAAAGAATCCGATGTCGAGGAATTCCTCCGTTCGGCACTGCCGATGGCCGAGGAAGAACCGGACACCACCACGTGGTTCGCGCTCCGCATGGACGATTCGACGTTCGGCATCTTCGACACCTTTCCGGATGAATCCGGTCGGGAAGCGCATCTCTCGGGCGAAATCGCTGCTGCCTTGGAGGAAAACGCGGACGAGCTGTTCGCAGAACCGCCGGAGATAGAAGAAGTCGACGTACTGGAGGCCAAACTCCCCTAA
- a CDS encoding M78 family metallopeptidase domain-containing protein, which yields MATTSDSSVSFEETDARHDEMHSTIEDWIDDLVADVEDAQSSSEFQEWLDVQSRFHDYSHRNTLLINLQCPDATKVAGYNTWRNEFDRHVQEGEQAIWIWAPIITTQCPECENSPSYHEQSGCEYDETAPDEWSKGLVGFKPTAVFDVSQTEGEPLPELETEATGDADDLVPALEDAAADIGVTVRIVDAVDWEHGDAKGVCKYRSKRDLQPVVEAKARTNQADLAVTLIHEYAHALLHADVTDETERAKREVEAEAVAYIVGRYFELDTSGSAFYLAAWQDDDADAVQERLGRIGSTAKELIETVDG from the coding sequence ATGGCTACGACCAGTGACTCGTCGGTCTCGTTCGAGGAGACCGACGCCCGACACGACGAGATGCACAGTACCATCGAAGACTGGATCGACGACCTCGTTGCAGACGTCGAGGACGCGCAGTCCAGCTCAGAGTTCCAGGAGTGGCTTGATGTTCAATCCCGGTTCCACGACTATTCGCACCGGAATACACTCCTCATCAATCTCCAGTGCCCTGACGCGACGAAGGTCGCGGGGTACAACACCTGGCGGAATGAGTTCGACCGGCACGTCCAGGAGGGCGAGCAGGCGATCTGGATCTGGGCCCCGATCATCACCACGCAATGTCCTGAGTGCGAAAATTCGCCCAGCTACCACGAGCAAAGCGGCTGTGAGTACGACGAGACGGCGCCGGACGAGTGGTCGAAAGGGCTTGTCGGGTTCAAACCAACGGCTGTCTTCGACGTGTCCCAGACCGAGGGTGAGCCGCTTCCCGAGTTGGAGACAGAGGCGACTGGCGATGCCGACGACCTCGTGCCCGCACTCGAGGATGCAGCCGCTGATATCGGCGTGACGGTCCGTATCGTCGACGCTGTCGACTGGGAGCATGGCGACGCCAAGGGCGTCTGCAAATACCGGAGTAAGCGTGATCTCCAACCAGTCGTCGAGGCGAAAGCCCGTACGAATCAGGCTGATCTCGCCGTGACACTCATCCACGAGTACGCTCACGCGCTCCTCCACGCAGACGTCACCGACGAGACCGAGCGGGCGAAACGCGAGGTTGAGGCCGAGGCAGTCGCCTACATCGTCGGGCGGTATTTCGAACTGGATACGAGCGGGTCCGCGTTCTACCTGGCCGCGTGGCAGGACGACGACGCAGACGCAGTTCAAGAACGGCTTGGTCGAATCGGATCGACTGCGAAGGAACTCATCGAAACCGTCGATGGGTAA